A portion of the Drosophila innubila isolate TH190305 chromosome 3L unlocalized genomic scaffold, UK_Dinn_1.0 0_D_3L, whole genome shotgun sequence genome contains these proteins:
- the LOC117789180 gene encoding uncharacterized protein LOC117789180 — translation MNHIMQKQRSPYTGGGFNLQQLKSPNFGNTEGLNGMPFLVQLAKQVQRPIQRVGSPPPQPFSKLGDTVAGHERGLRSGTPRSYDTDNIHHNHNNMCNNNYNNNNIHNNNNNNNCYEGELPMGASHSNPSLVHNDEYSHNFQHMEPPMDALHPLEHLPHLGSLGQMDAMPHRPRGDTDSESEYCQHFKDFGGKCTGQVYWRRAFDCLKSRMPPQRQERMEMTLRQCRAQSVFGHVLLLLQLLRILLLGAIGQGLRLGINCGQASYRLWRCKFQLRGIVRQFLWRMANAKGNDVILFLGIMLITPWLFFISLIGFIVSTLFHVKLGLGAFWRQVRLQVLR, via the exons ATGAATCACATAATGCAAAAACAACGTTCGCCCTACACTGGAGGTGGCTTCAATTTGCAACAGCTCAAGTCGCCAAACTTTGGCAACACGGAGGGATTGAATGGGATGCCATTTCTGGTGCAGTTGGCTAAACAGGTGCAACGTCCCATTCAGCGTGTGGGCAG TCCTCCGCCGCAGCCGTTCAGCAAGTTGGGAGACACGGTGGCAGGACATGAGCGTGGACTGCGCAGTGGCACGCCACGTAGCTACGACACCGACAACAtccaccacaaccacaacaacatgtgcaacaacaactacaacaacaacaacatccacaacaacaacaacaacaacaactgctatGAGGGAGAGTTGCCCATGGGTGCAAGCCACAGCAATCCATCCCTGGTTCATAACGATGAATACTCGCACAATTTTCAGCACATGGAACCACCGATGGATGCACTGCATCCACTTGAGCACTTGCCACACTTGGGATCACTGGGTCAAATGGATGCAATGCCACATCGTCCCAGGGGCGATACGGACTCCGAGTCGGAGTATTGTCAGCACTTTAAGGACTTTGGTGGCAAGTGTACGGGCCAAGTTTACTGGCGTCGAGCCTTTGATTGCCTCAAGTCAAGGATGCCGCCACAGCGGCAGGAGCGCATGGAGATGACACTGCGACAATGCCGTGCTCAATCAGTCTTTGGTCAtgtgctcctgctgctgcagctgctacGCATCCTGTTGCTGGGCGCAATCGGGCAGGGACTCCGTCTGGGCATCAACTGCGGCCAGGCGAGCTATCGACTCTGGCGTTGCAAGTTCCAGCTGCGTGGCATTGTCCGCCAATTCCTGTGGCGCATGGCCAATGCCAAGGGCAACGATGTAATACTCTTTCTGGGCATTATGCTCATTACGCCTTGGCTGTTCTTCATCAGCCTCATCGGATTTATCGTTTCCACTTTGTTCCATGTCAAGTTGGGATTAGGCGCATTCTGGCGTCAGGTGCGTCTTCAGGTGTTGCGCTAA
- the LOC117789176 gene encoding protein draper isoform X4 yields MLRLKWTIALLLLLLALLVPTQAEIRELHSDEPEGPNVCKKRENYNVEVVITELQSFQERGSTWCLNIPPSCPTYRIKHRVVNKTQTLTKARIVRDCCDGYTRSGRECVPHCSQSCQHGECVAPEKCKCTEGYGGPVCNINCSPGFYGIDCKLKCDCLNNATCEPFSGNCECAKGYTGVQCEQHCPAGSYGEKCAEKCRCENGGSCDHISGKCSCAPGYTGPLCDMRCPDGKHGVQCEEDCRCQNDGRCDPQNGACECTPGWTGDVCANKCPTGSHGPNCELQCHCLNDAPCHHITGRCECPPGYMGEVCMDECPLNTYGINCTEKCHCENDAACSRTGKCICAPGWQGERCEQRICPADRYGSDCNKTCECEMEHTDLCHPETGRCQCSIGWSSDQCMRPCAFLKYGLNCEQNCDCRNGAKCSPINGTCLCAPGFTGDRCEESCPIGSYGQDCAFQCDCQNGAKCAPETGQCLCAPGWRNNKCDRPCDLNHYGDACRRTCECQNNASCNPIDGNCTCAPGWTGEHCDQKCETGSFGHNCAFKCQCDMYNTIACEAATGRCLCKQGWRGVNCETNCSSGYYGENCDQVCRCLNNSSCDSDTGSCICAPGWTGEDCADPCPDGFYGMECKERCPESHHGNSTCDHITGEVVCRPGYLGLTCEHACPAGLYGPNCRLKCNCEHQGECNHENGQCTCLPGWTGANCNQTCPKDTYGQGCTQRCRCQNHINCRKNDGHCICLPGWMGDHCTYICPEGFYGEYCMHSCSCPSANFQCHAAQGCVCRSGYTGENCDQLIAEQRIAEPVPESNNAGVALSMALLFISFAIICAVFFYYRRRLNNIKTELAHVHYTHDTNGGVSGWPHTSPNFDNPVYGMESRLLTNQQLPPKINNLNTNGSLCTNYGDDSNASSRVGSYSINYNHELLNKNLNADLTNPNVYNAIGDSLKEEHVYDEIKQKEGYKDPVKIYSKILFPEDEYDHLDYSRPSTSQKPHYHRMNDTMLNINLDEEKPSNVKNMTVLLDKKPEPPTEPEPQHESFDNTNLDTLSTASPSSSPESLRK; encoded by the exons ATGTTGCGACTGAAGTGGACAattgcgctgctgctgctgctgctggcgctgTTGGTGCCGACGCAGGCGGAGATTAGGGAACTGCACAGTGATGAGCCCGAAGGTCCCAATGTCTGCAAGAAGCGAGAGAA CTACAATGTGGAGGTGGTCATAACGGAGCTGCAGTCGTTCCAGGAGCGCGGCTCCACCTGGTGCCTCAACATCCCGCCCAGCTGTCCCACCTACCGCATCAAACATCGTGTGGTGAACAAAACTCAAACTCTGACCAAGGCACGCATTGTGCGTGACTGTTGTG ATGGCTACACTCGCAGTGGCAGGGAGTGCGTGCCACATTGCAGCCAGTCCTGTCAGCACGGCGAATGCGTTGCTCCGGAGAAGTGCAAGTGCACGGAAGGATACGGCGGTCCAGTCTGCAACATAA ATTGTTCTCCTGGTTTTTATGGCATCGACTGTAAGCTGAAGTGCGATTGCCTGAATAACGCCACCTGTGAGCCGTTTAGCGGCAACTGTGAGTGCGCCAAGGGTTACACTGGCGTCCAATGCGAGCAGCATTGTCCCGCCGGCAGCTATGGTGAGAAGTGTGCGGAGAAGTGTCGCTGTGAGAATGGCGGCAGCTGTGACCACATCTCGGGCAAGTGCTCCTGTGCGCCCGGCTACACAGGTCCCTT ATGCGATATGCGCTGTCCGGATGGCAAGCACGGTGTCCAGTGCGAGGAGGACTGTCGCTGTCAGAACGATGGACGCTGTGATCCACAGAATGGCGCCTGCGAGTGCACGCCCGGCTGGACGGGCGATGTCTGTGCCAACAAGTGTCCCACGGGCAGTCATGGACCCAACTGTGAGCTGCAGTGTCACTGCCTGAATGATGCACCCTGTCATCATATAACTGGACGCTGCGAGTGTCCGCCTGGCTACATGGGCGAGGTCTGCATGGACGAGTGTCCTCTCAATACCTACGGCATCAACTGCACCGAGAAGTGTCACTGCGAGAACGATGCCGCCTGCAGTCGAACCGGCAAGTGCATCTGTGCTCCGGGCTGGCAGGGAGAGCGCTGTGAGCAGCGCATTTGTCCGGCGGACAGGTACGGCTCGGACTGCAACAAGACCTGCGAGTGCGAGATGGAGCACACGGATCTGTGTCATCCGGAGACGGGACGCTGTCAGTGCAGCATCGGCTGGAGCAGCGATCAGTGCATGCGTCCCTGTGCCTTCCTCAAGTACGGACTCAACTGTGAGCAGAACTGTGATTGCCGCAACGGCGCCAAGTGCTCACCCATCAATGGCACCTGTCTCTGTGCGCCCGGCTTCACTGGGGATCGGTGCGAGGAGAGCTGCCCGATTGGCAGCTATGGCCAGGACTGTGCCTTCCAGTGTGACTGCCAGAATGGCGCCAAGTGTGCACCGGAGACGGGTCAGTGCCTCTGTGCTCCCGGCTGGAGGAACAACAAGTGCGACAGACCCTGTGATCTCAATCATTATGGCGACGCCTGTCGTCGCACCTGCGAGTGCCAGAACAACGCCTCCTGCAATCCCATCGACGGCAACTGCACCTGTGCGCCCGGCTGGACGGGCGAGCACTGCGACCAGAAGTGCGAGACGGGATCCTTCGGACACAACTGTGCGTTCAAGTGTCAGTGCGACATGTACAACACGATCGCCTGTGAGGCAGCAACGGGTCGCTGCCTCTGCAAGCAGGGATGGAGAG GCGTTAATTGCGAGACGAACTGTTCGAGCGGTTACTATGGTGAAAATTGTGATCAAGTTTGCAGATGCTTGAACAACTCGTCCTGCGACTCGGATACGGGCAGCTGCATCTGTGCACCCGGCTGGACCGGCGAGGATTGTGCGGATCCCTGTCCCGATGGCTTCTATGGCATGGAGTGCAAGGAGCGCTGTCCTGAGAGTCATCATG GCAACTCCACCTGTGATCACATTACCGGCGAGGTTGTCTGTCGGCCAGGCTACTTGGGTCTCACCTGTGAGCACGCCTGTCCGGCGGGTCTCTACGGTCCCAACTGCCGCCTGAAGTGCAACTGTGAGCACCAGGGCGAGTGTAATCACGAGAATGGTCAGTGCACCTGTCTGCCTGGCTGGACGGGCGCTAATTGCAATCAGACCTGTCCCAAGGACACCTATGGCCAGGGTTGCACTCAGCGCTGTCGCTGCCAGAATCACATCAATTGTCGCAAGAACGATGGACACTGCATTTGCCTGCCCGGCTGGATGGGAGATCACTGTACCTACATCTGTCCCGAGGGCTTCTACGGCGAATACTGCATGCATTCCTGCTCCTGCCCCTCGGCCAATTTCCAGTGCCATGCGGCCCAGGGTTGCGTCTGTCGCAGCGGCTACACTGGCGAAAATTGTGATCAACTCATCGCCGAGCAACGCATAGCTGAACCTGTTCCGGAAT CAAACAATGCTGGAGTTGCTTTAAGCATGGCTCTGTTGTTCATCTCATTTGCCATCATTTGTGCCGTGTTCTTCTACTATCGACGTCGCTTGAATAATATAAAGACGGAGCTCGCTCACGTTCACTACACGCACGACACGAATGGAGGAGTATCTGGTTGGCCGCATACGAGTCCAAATTTCGATAATCCCGTTTATGGCATGGAGTCGCGTCTGCTGACCAACCAACAGTTGCCGCCCAAGATAAACAATTTGAACACGAATGGATCACTGTGCACGAACTACGGTGATGACTCCAATGCCAGCAGCCGAG TGGGCAGCTATTCCATCAACTATAATCACGAGCTGTTGAATAAGAATCTGAATGCGGATCTGACCAATCCAAATGTTTATAATGCCATTGGCGATAGCCTAAAAGAGGAGCATGTTTACGATGAGATCAAGCAGAAGGAGGGCTATAAAGATCCCG tgaaaatttataGCAAGATATTGTTTCCGGAGG ATGAGTATGATCATCTGGATTACTCAAGGCCCAGCACATCGCAAAAGCCACATTATCATCGCATGAACGACACAATGCTGAACATCAATCTGGACGAGGAGAAGCCCAGCAATGTGAAGAATATGACGGTGCTGCTGGATAAGAAACCCGAACCGCCAACGGAACCAGAACCGCAGCACGAAAGCTTCGATAATACCAATCTGGATACGTTATCAACGGCATCGCCCAGCTCCAGTCCGGAATCGTTGaggaaataa
- the LOC117789176 gene encoding protein draper isoform X1, whose amino-acid sequence MLRLKWTIALLLLLLALLVPTQAEIRELHSDEPEGPNVCKKRENYNVEVVITELQSFQERGSTWCLNIPPSCPTYRIKHRVVNKTQTLTKARIVRDCCDGYTRSGRECVPHCSQSCQHGECVAPEKCKCTEGYGGPVCNINCSPGFYGIDCKLKCDCLNNATCEPFSGNCECAKGYTGVQCEQHCPAGSYGEKCAEKCRCENGGSCDHISGKCSCAPGYTGPLCDMRCPDGKHGVQCEEDCRCQNDGRCDPQNGACECTPGWTGDVCANKCPTGSHGPNCELQCHCLNDAPCHHITGRCECPPGYMGEVCMDECPLNTYGINCTEKCHCENDAACSRTGKCICAPGWQGERCEQRICPADRYGSDCNKTCECEMEHTDLCHPETGRCQCSIGWSSDQCMRPCAFLKYGLNCEQNCDCRNGAKCSPINGTCLCAPGFTGDRCEESCPIGSYGQDCAFQCDCQNGAKCAPETGQCLCAPGWRNNKCDRPCDLNHYGDACRRTCECQNNASCNPIDGNCTCAPGWTGEHCDQKCETGSFGHNCAFKCQCDMYNTIACEAATGRCLCKQGWRGVNCETNCSSGYYGENCDQVCRCLNNSSCDSDTGSCICAPGWTGEDCADPCPDGFYGMECKERCPESHHGNSTCDHITGEVVCRPGYLGLTCEHACPAGLYGPNCRLKCNCEHQGECNHENGQCTCLPGWTGANCNQTCPKDTYGQGCTQRCRCQNHINCRKNDGHCICLPGWMGDHCTYICPEGFYGEYCMHSCSCPSANFQCHAAQGCVCRSGYTGENCDQLIAEQRIAEPVPESNNAGVALSMALLFISFAIICAVFFYYRRRLNNIKTELAHVHYTHDTNGGVSGWPHTSPNFDNPVYGMESRLLTNQQLPPKINNLNTNGSLCTNYGDDSNASSRVGSYSINYNHELLNKNLNADLTNPNVYNAIGDSLKEEHVYDEIKQKEGYKDPDEYDHLDYSRPSTSQKPHYHRMNDTMLNINLDEEKPSNVKNMTVLLDKKPEPPTEPEPQHESFDNTNLDTLSTASPSSSPESLRK is encoded by the exons ATGTTGCGACTGAAGTGGACAattgcgctgctgctgctgctgctggcgctgTTGGTGCCGACGCAGGCGGAGATTAGGGAACTGCACAGTGATGAGCCCGAAGGTCCCAATGTCTGCAAGAAGCGAGAGAA CTACAATGTGGAGGTGGTCATAACGGAGCTGCAGTCGTTCCAGGAGCGCGGCTCCACCTGGTGCCTCAACATCCCGCCCAGCTGTCCCACCTACCGCATCAAACATCGTGTGGTGAACAAAACTCAAACTCTGACCAAGGCACGCATTGTGCGTGACTGTTGTG ATGGCTACACTCGCAGTGGCAGGGAGTGCGTGCCACATTGCAGCCAGTCCTGTCAGCACGGCGAATGCGTTGCTCCGGAGAAGTGCAAGTGCACGGAAGGATACGGCGGTCCAGTCTGCAACATAA ATTGTTCTCCTGGTTTTTATGGCATCGACTGTAAGCTGAAGTGCGATTGCCTGAATAACGCCACCTGTGAGCCGTTTAGCGGCAACTGTGAGTGCGCCAAGGGTTACACTGGCGTCCAATGCGAGCAGCATTGTCCCGCCGGCAGCTATGGTGAGAAGTGTGCGGAGAAGTGTCGCTGTGAGAATGGCGGCAGCTGTGACCACATCTCGGGCAAGTGCTCCTGTGCGCCCGGCTACACAGGTCCCTT ATGCGATATGCGCTGTCCGGATGGCAAGCACGGTGTCCAGTGCGAGGAGGACTGTCGCTGTCAGAACGATGGACGCTGTGATCCACAGAATGGCGCCTGCGAGTGCACGCCCGGCTGGACGGGCGATGTCTGTGCCAACAAGTGTCCCACGGGCAGTCATGGACCCAACTGTGAGCTGCAGTGTCACTGCCTGAATGATGCACCCTGTCATCATATAACTGGACGCTGCGAGTGTCCGCCTGGCTACATGGGCGAGGTCTGCATGGACGAGTGTCCTCTCAATACCTACGGCATCAACTGCACCGAGAAGTGTCACTGCGAGAACGATGCCGCCTGCAGTCGAACCGGCAAGTGCATCTGTGCTCCGGGCTGGCAGGGAGAGCGCTGTGAGCAGCGCATTTGTCCGGCGGACAGGTACGGCTCGGACTGCAACAAGACCTGCGAGTGCGAGATGGAGCACACGGATCTGTGTCATCCGGAGACGGGACGCTGTCAGTGCAGCATCGGCTGGAGCAGCGATCAGTGCATGCGTCCCTGTGCCTTCCTCAAGTACGGACTCAACTGTGAGCAGAACTGTGATTGCCGCAACGGCGCCAAGTGCTCACCCATCAATGGCACCTGTCTCTGTGCGCCCGGCTTCACTGGGGATCGGTGCGAGGAGAGCTGCCCGATTGGCAGCTATGGCCAGGACTGTGCCTTCCAGTGTGACTGCCAGAATGGCGCCAAGTGTGCACCGGAGACGGGTCAGTGCCTCTGTGCTCCCGGCTGGAGGAACAACAAGTGCGACAGACCCTGTGATCTCAATCATTATGGCGACGCCTGTCGTCGCACCTGCGAGTGCCAGAACAACGCCTCCTGCAATCCCATCGACGGCAACTGCACCTGTGCGCCCGGCTGGACGGGCGAGCACTGCGACCAGAAGTGCGAGACGGGATCCTTCGGACACAACTGTGCGTTCAAGTGTCAGTGCGACATGTACAACACGATCGCCTGTGAGGCAGCAACGGGTCGCTGCCTCTGCAAGCAGGGATGGAGAG GCGTTAATTGCGAGACGAACTGTTCGAGCGGTTACTATGGTGAAAATTGTGATCAAGTTTGCAGATGCTTGAACAACTCGTCCTGCGACTCGGATACGGGCAGCTGCATCTGTGCACCCGGCTGGACCGGCGAGGATTGTGCGGATCCCTGTCCCGATGGCTTCTATGGCATGGAGTGCAAGGAGCGCTGTCCTGAGAGTCATCATG GCAACTCCACCTGTGATCACATTACCGGCGAGGTTGTCTGTCGGCCAGGCTACTTGGGTCTCACCTGTGAGCACGCCTGTCCGGCGGGTCTCTACGGTCCCAACTGCCGCCTGAAGTGCAACTGTGAGCACCAGGGCGAGTGTAATCACGAGAATGGTCAGTGCACCTGTCTGCCTGGCTGGACGGGCGCTAATTGCAATCAGACCTGTCCCAAGGACACCTATGGCCAGGGTTGCACTCAGCGCTGTCGCTGCCAGAATCACATCAATTGTCGCAAGAACGATGGACACTGCATTTGCCTGCCCGGCTGGATGGGAGATCACTGTACCTACATCTGTCCCGAGGGCTTCTACGGCGAATACTGCATGCATTCCTGCTCCTGCCCCTCGGCCAATTTCCAGTGCCATGCGGCCCAGGGTTGCGTCTGTCGCAGCGGCTACACTGGCGAAAATTGTGATCAACTCATCGCCGAGCAACGCATAGCTGAACCTGTTCCGGAAT CAAACAATGCTGGAGTTGCTTTAAGCATGGCTCTGTTGTTCATCTCATTTGCCATCATTTGTGCCGTGTTCTTCTACTATCGACGTCGCTTGAATAATATAAAGACGGAGCTCGCTCACGTTCACTACACGCACGACACGAATGGAGGAGTATCTGGTTGGCCGCATACGAGTCCAAATTTCGATAATCCCGTTTATGGCATGGAGTCGCGTCTGCTGACCAACCAACAGTTGCCGCCCAAGATAAACAATTTGAACACGAATGGATCACTGTGCACGAACTACGGTGATGACTCCAATGCCAGCAGCCGAG TGGGCAGCTATTCCATCAACTATAATCACGAGCTGTTGAATAAGAATCTGAATGCGGATCTGACCAATCCAAATGTTTATAATGCCATTGGCGATAGCCTAAAAGAGGAGCATGTTTACGATGAGATCAAGCAGAAGGAGGGCTATAAAGATCCCG ATGAGTATGATCATCTGGATTACTCAAGGCCCAGCACATCGCAAAAGCCACATTATCATCGCATGAACGACACAATGCTGAACATCAATCTGGACGAGGAGAAGCCCAGCAATGTGAAGAATATGACGGTGCTGCTGGATAAGAAACCCGAACCGCCAACGGAACCAGAACCGCAGCACGAAAGCTTCGATAATACCAATCTGGATACGTTATCAACGGCATCGCCCAGCTCCAGTCCGGAATCGTTGaggaaataa
- the LOC117789176 gene encoding protein draper isoform X2, translating to MLRLKWTIALLLLLLALLVPTQAEIRELHSDEPEGPNVCKKRENYNVEVVITELQSFQERGSTWCLNIPPSCPTYRIKHRVVNKTQTLTKARIVRDCCDGYTRSGRECVPHCSQSCQHGECVAPEKCKCTEGYGGPVCNISVNCETNCSSGYYGENCDQVCRCLNNSSCDSDTGSCICAPGWTGEDCADPCPDGFYGMECKERCPESHHGNSTCDHITGEVVCRPGYLGLTCEHACPAGLYGPNCRLKCNCEHQGECNHENGQCTCLPGWTGANCNQTCPKDTYGQGCTQRCRCQNHINCRKNDGHCICLPGWMGDHCTYICPEGFYGEYCMHSCSCPSANFQCHAAQGCVCRSGYTGENCDQLIAEQRIAEPVPESNNAGVALSMALLFISFAIICAVFFYYRRRLNNIKTELAHVHYTHDTNGGVSGWPHTSPNFDNPVYGMESRLLTNQQLPPKINNLNTNGSLCTNYGDDSNASSRVGSYSINYNHELLNKNLNADLTNPNVYNAIGDSLKEEHVYDEIKQKEGYKDPDEYDHLDYSRPSTSQKPHYHRMNDTMLNINLDEEKPSNVKNMTVLLDKKPEPPTEPEPQHESFDNTNLDTLSTASPSSSPESLRK from the exons ATGTTGCGACTGAAGTGGACAattgcgctgctgctgctgctgctggcgctgTTGGTGCCGACGCAGGCGGAGATTAGGGAACTGCACAGTGATGAGCCCGAAGGTCCCAATGTCTGCAAGAAGCGAGAGAA CTACAATGTGGAGGTGGTCATAACGGAGCTGCAGTCGTTCCAGGAGCGCGGCTCCACCTGGTGCCTCAACATCCCGCCCAGCTGTCCCACCTACCGCATCAAACATCGTGTGGTGAACAAAACTCAAACTCTGACCAAGGCACGCATTGTGCGTGACTGTTGTG ATGGCTACACTCGCAGTGGCAGGGAGTGCGTGCCACATTGCAGCCAGTCCTGTCAGCACGGCGAATGCGTTGCTCCGGAGAAGTGCAAGTGCACGGAAGGATACGGCGGTCCAGTCTGCAACATAA GCGTTAATTGCGAGACGAACTGTTCGAGCGGTTACTATGGTGAAAATTGTGATCAAGTTTGCAGATGCTTGAACAACTCGTCCTGCGACTCGGATACGGGCAGCTGCATCTGTGCACCCGGCTGGACCGGCGAGGATTGTGCGGATCCCTGTCCCGATGGCTTCTATGGCATGGAGTGCAAGGAGCGCTGTCCTGAGAGTCATCATG GCAACTCCACCTGTGATCACATTACCGGCGAGGTTGTCTGTCGGCCAGGCTACTTGGGTCTCACCTGTGAGCACGCCTGTCCGGCGGGTCTCTACGGTCCCAACTGCCGCCTGAAGTGCAACTGTGAGCACCAGGGCGAGTGTAATCACGAGAATGGTCAGTGCACCTGTCTGCCTGGCTGGACGGGCGCTAATTGCAATCAGACCTGTCCCAAGGACACCTATGGCCAGGGTTGCACTCAGCGCTGTCGCTGCCAGAATCACATCAATTGTCGCAAGAACGATGGACACTGCATTTGCCTGCCCGGCTGGATGGGAGATCACTGTACCTACATCTGTCCCGAGGGCTTCTACGGCGAATACTGCATGCATTCCTGCTCCTGCCCCTCGGCCAATTTCCAGTGCCATGCGGCCCAGGGTTGCGTCTGTCGCAGCGGCTACACTGGCGAAAATTGTGATCAACTCATCGCCGAGCAACGCATAGCTGAACCTGTTCCGGAAT CAAACAATGCTGGAGTTGCTTTAAGCATGGCTCTGTTGTTCATCTCATTTGCCATCATTTGTGCCGTGTTCTTCTACTATCGACGTCGCTTGAATAATATAAAGACGGAGCTCGCTCACGTTCACTACACGCACGACACGAATGGAGGAGTATCTGGTTGGCCGCATACGAGTCCAAATTTCGATAATCCCGTTTATGGCATGGAGTCGCGTCTGCTGACCAACCAACAGTTGCCGCCCAAGATAAACAATTTGAACACGAATGGATCACTGTGCACGAACTACGGTGATGACTCCAATGCCAGCAGCCGAG TGGGCAGCTATTCCATCAACTATAATCACGAGCTGTTGAATAAGAATCTGAATGCGGATCTGACCAATCCAAATGTTTATAATGCCATTGGCGATAGCCTAAAAGAGGAGCATGTTTACGATGAGATCAAGCAGAAGGAGGGCTATAAAGATCCCG ATGAGTATGATCATCTGGATTACTCAAGGCCCAGCACATCGCAAAAGCCACATTATCATCGCATGAACGACACAATGCTGAACATCAATCTGGACGAGGAGAAGCCCAGCAATGTGAAGAATATGACGGTGCTGCTGGATAAGAAACCCGAACCGCCAACGGAACCAGAACCGCAGCACGAAAGCTTCGATAATACCAATCTGGATACGTTATCAACGGCATCGCCCAGCTCCAGTCCGGAATCGTTGaggaaataa
- the LOC117789176 gene encoding protein draper isoform X3 — MLRLKWTIALLLLLLALLVPTQAEIRELHSDEPEGPNVCKKRENYNVEVVITELQSFQERGSTWCLNIPPSCPTYRIKHRVVNKTQTLTKARIVRDCCDGYTRSGRECVPHCSQSCQHGECVAPEKCKCTEGYGGPVCNIICRCLNNSSCDSDTGSCICAPGWTGEDCADPCPDGFYGMECKERCPESHHGNSTCDHITGEVVCRPGYLGLTCEHACPAGLYGPNCRLKCNCEHQGECNHENGQCTCLPGWTGANCNQTCPKDTYGQGCTQRCRCQNHINCRKNDGHCICLPGWMGDHCTYICPEGFYGEYCMHSCSCPSANFQCHAAQGCVCRSGYTGENCDQLIAEQRIAEPVPESNNAGVALSMALLFISFAIICAVFFYYRRRLNNIKTELAHVHYTHDTNGGVSGWPHTSPNFDNPVYGMESRLLTNQQLPPKINNLNTNGSLCTNYGDDSNASSRVGSYSINYNHELLNKNLNADLTNPNVYNAIGDSLKEEHVYDEIKQKEGYKDPDEYDHLDYSRPSTSQKPHYHRMNDTMLNINLDEEKPSNVKNMTVLLDKKPEPPTEPEPQHESFDNTNLDTLSTASPSSSPESLRK, encoded by the exons ATGTTGCGACTGAAGTGGACAattgcgctgctgctgctgctgctggcgctgTTGGTGCCGACGCAGGCGGAGATTAGGGAACTGCACAGTGATGAGCCCGAAGGTCCCAATGTCTGCAAGAAGCGAGAGAA CTACAATGTGGAGGTGGTCATAACGGAGCTGCAGTCGTTCCAGGAGCGCGGCTCCACCTGGTGCCTCAACATCCCGCCCAGCTGTCCCACCTACCGCATCAAACATCGTGTGGTGAACAAAACTCAAACTCTGACCAAGGCACGCATTGTGCGTGACTGTTGTG ATGGCTACACTCGCAGTGGCAGGGAGTGCGTGCCACATTGCAGCCAGTCCTGTCAGCACGGCGAATGCGTTGCTCCGGAGAAGTGCAAGTGCACGGAAGGATACGGCGGTCCAGTCTGCAACATAA TTTGCAGATGCTTGAACAACTCGTCCTGCGACTCGGATACGGGCAGCTGCATCTGTGCACCCGGCTGGACCGGCGAGGATTGTGCGGATCCCTGTCCCGATGGCTTCTATGGCATGGAGTGCAAGGAGCGCTGTCCTGAGAGTCATCATG GCAACTCCACCTGTGATCACATTACCGGCGAGGTTGTCTGTCGGCCAGGCTACTTGGGTCTCACCTGTGAGCACGCCTGTCCGGCGGGTCTCTACGGTCCCAACTGCCGCCTGAAGTGCAACTGTGAGCACCAGGGCGAGTGTAATCACGAGAATGGTCAGTGCACCTGTCTGCCTGGCTGGACGGGCGCTAATTGCAATCAGACCTGTCCCAAGGACACCTATGGCCAGGGTTGCACTCAGCGCTGTCGCTGCCAGAATCACATCAATTGTCGCAAGAACGATGGACACTGCATTTGCCTGCCCGGCTGGATGGGAGATCACTGTACCTACATCTGTCCCGAGGGCTTCTACGGCGAATACTGCATGCATTCCTGCTCCTGCCCCTCGGCCAATTTCCAGTGCCATGCGGCCCAGGGTTGCGTCTGTCGCAGCGGCTACACTGGCGAAAATTGTGATCAACTCATCGCCGAGCAACGCATAGCTGAACCTGTTCCGGAAT CAAACAATGCTGGAGTTGCTTTAAGCATGGCTCTGTTGTTCATCTCATTTGCCATCATTTGTGCCGTGTTCTTCTACTATCGACGTCGCTTGAATAATATAAAGACGGAGCTCGCTCACGTTCACTACACGCACGACACGAATGGAGGAGTATCTGGTTGGCCGCATACGAGTCCAAATTTCGATAATCCCGTTTATGGCATGGAGTCGCGTCTGCTGACCAACCAACAGTTGCCGCCCAAGATAAACAATTTGAACACGAATGGATCACTGTGCACGAACTACGGTGATGACTCCAATGCCAGCAGCCGAG TGGGCAGCTATTCCATCAACTATAATCACGAGCTGTTGAATAAGAATCTGAATGCGGATCTGACCAATCCAAATGTTTATAATGCCATTGGCGATAGCCTAAAAGAGGAGCATGTTTACGATGAGATCAAGCAGAAGGAGGGCTATAAAGATCCCG ATGAGTATGATCATCTGGATTACTCAAGGCCCAGCACATCGCAAAAGCCACATTATCATCGCATGAACGACACAATGCTGAACATCAATCTGGACGAGGAGAAGCCCAGCAATGTGAAGAATATGACGGTGCTGCTGGATAAGAAACCCGAACCGCCAACGGAACCAGAACCGCAGCACGAAAGCTTCGATAATACCAATCTGGATACGTTATCAACGGCATCGCCCAGCTCCAGTCCGGAATCGTTGaggaaataa